In the Manis javanica isolate MJ-LG chromosome 14, MJ_LKY, whole genome shotgun sequence genome, one interval contains:
- the LOC108403964 gene encoding olfactory receptor 2T27-like translates to MAWQNNQTSGRDFLLSDLFQGTSAPWTFFALTVLNLLVALLGNTTMITLIRADPQLHSPMYFLLGQLSIMDLLYISTFVPKMALDFLSGDRRISFFGCSIQMFLFTTLIGSECLLLAVMAYDRYVAICHPLHYPILLRPRVCTLLVLTSWLGALLNASIHVIYTMNLPFCASREIHHFFCEIPHLLKLVCTDTSQYEKGIFVSGFIFLLPPFSAILASYGCILSTVLGTGSSLGLRKALTTCSSHMIVVSLFYGASIIKYILPKSHNSPEQDEVLSAFYTILTPTLNPLIYSLRNKDVTRALRRVLGKCGRWSDQVSSVNPQQVKHIFKIGADKIISST, encoded by the coding sequence ATGGCATGGCAGAACAACCAGACTTCAGGGCGTGACTTCCTCCTCTCAGATCTGTTTCAAGGCACCTCTGCTCCCTGGACCTTCTTTGCTCTCACTGTACTGAATCTCCTGGTAGCCCTGCTGGGCAACACGACAATGATCACCCTCATTAGGGCTGACCCTCAGCTCCACAGTCCCATGTACTTCCTGCTCGGCCAGCTCTCCATCATGGACCTCTTGTACATCTCTACGTTTGTCCCCAAAATGGCCCTCGACTTTCTCTCTGGGGACCGTCGCATCTCCTTCTTTGGATGTAGCATTCAGATGTTCCTCTTCACAACCCTAATTGGGTCAGAATGCCTGCTACTGGCCGTCATGgcttatgaccgctatgtggccatctgccacccactGCACTACCCCATCCTATTGCGCCCCAGGGTCTGCACACTCCTGGTGCTCACATCCTGGCTGGGCGCACTGCTCAATGCCTCCATTCATGTTATCTATACTATGAATCTCCCTTTCTGTGCCTCCAGGGAAATTCATCATTTCTTTTGTGAGATCCCACATTTACTGAAACTAGTCTGTACTGACACCTCCCAATATGAAAAGGGTATTTTTgtcagtggttttatttttttacttcctcCATTCTCAGCCATTCTGGCCTCATATGGATGCATACTGTCCACTGTACTGGGTACAGGATCAAGCCTGGGGCTCAGGAAAGCTTTGACCACTTGCTCTTCCCACATGATCGTGGTGTCTCTGTTCTATGGGGCTAGTATCATCAAGTACATTCTGCCAAAGTCCCACAACTCCCCTGAGCAGGATGAAGTGCTCTCGGCCTTCTACACCATCCTCACGCCCACGCTCAACCCCCTCATCTACAGCCTGCGGAACAAGGATGTCACCAGGGCCCTCAGGAGGGTGCTGGGGAAATGTGGAAGATGGAGTGATCAAGTTTCCAGTGTGAATCCTCAACAGGTGAAGCATATTTTCAAAATTGGAGCAGACAAAATCATTTCTTCCACCTGA